Proteins encoded in a region of the candidate division WOR-3 bacterium genome:
- a CDS encoding 50S ribosomal protein L10 yields MPKQVKIDAVAGLKERIGKTSALYFVDFTKLAANDFNTLRRKLGESKVAVRVVKNRLALRALTESGVPADIEKLLTGPTSLVFAVDDPIAPARTIREQMKKMAALKVKGAYLDRVLYPADQFNFIAGLPTKNELRGEVVGVLQGPIYGLVTTLDGLLSEFVWVLDQVKDRPRATAPAADAPAPEATAPAPEQPAAA; encoded by the coding sequence ATGCCCAAGCAGGTGAAGATTGATGCGGTGGCCGGGCTGAAGGAGAGGATCGGCAAGACGTCGGCGCTCTATTTCGTTGATTTCACGAAGCTCGCCGCCAACGACTTCAACACGCTGCGACGCAAGTTGGGCGAGTCGAAGGTTGCGGTCCGCGTCGTGAAGAACCGGCTGGCGCTGCGGGCGCTGACCGAGAGCGGCGTGCCGGCCGACATCGAGAAGCTTCTGACCGGGCCCACCTCGCTGGTGTTCGCCGTCGACGACCCGATTGCGCCGGCCCGCACCATACGCGAGCAGATGAAGAAGATGGCGGCCCTGAAAGTCAAAGGGGCCTATTTGGACCGGGTCCTGTACCCGGCCGACCAGTTCAACTTCATCGCCGGGCTGCCGACCAAGAACGAACTGCGCGGCGAGGTCGTCGGCGTGCTGCAGGGACCGATCTACGGGCTGGTGACGACACTAGACGGGCTGCTTTCCGAGTTCGTCTGGGTGCTCGACCAGGTCAAAGACCGGCCGCGGGCGACGGCGCCGGCGGCTGACGCTCCGGCCCCGGAAGCGACTGCTCCCGCGCCGGAGCAACCGGCCGCAGCCTGA
- a CDS encoding 50S ribosomal protein L7/L12, translating to MAETKIQQVIETIEGLTVTELAELVKSLKDKFGVSAPAFMAAGPMPAAGGAAPAEAKAEEQSEFTVTLVSVGDKKIQVLKELRSVTQLGLKEAKDIIDKTPSVVKENVSKEDAAKIKAKLEEVGAKVEVK from the coding sequence ATGGCGGAAACCAAAATCCAGCAGGTCATCGAAACGATCGAAGGCCTGACAGTTACCGAATTGGCTGAGCTCGTGAAGTCCCTGAAGGACAAGTTCGGCGTGTCGGCTCCGGCGTTCATGGCGGCCGGTCCGATGCCGGCGGCCGGCGGCGCAGCCCCGGCGGAAGCGAAGGCCGAGGAACAGAGCGAGTTCACCGTGACTCTCGTATCTGTCGGCGACAAGAAGATCCAGGTGCTCAAGGAGCTGCGGTCAGTCACCCAGCTGGGGTTGAAGGAAGCCAAGGACATCATCGACAAGACCCCTAGCGTCGTCAAGGAGAACGTATCGAAGGAAGACGCCGCCAAGATCAAGGCGAAGCTCGAGGAAGTAGGCGCCAAGGTCGAGGTCAAGTAG
- the rpoB gene encoding DNA-directed RNA polymerase subunit beta, which translates to MEQLDFSRSTTHLEIPSLLSLQLDSFREFAQFETDPARREPHGLEGVLRETFPIEDAHKNFRLDYVGYRFGEPKYSPDEAMAKGVNYSMPLKVVFRMVKKEPTTSEGQPAPSSEKVKDILEQEVFVCELPWMTTAGTFIINGVERVIVSQLHRSPGVYFSRDGDEFSALLVPLRGAWFELVVDKHNSMVVLLDRKRRISAATFMRAIGYSHEDIVDKLFRVVQKPFAPGQVVARDIKSESGESWARAGEYVTEGLLDFLSSKGVAEGWVVDGNPAGLDIIANTLRADRTTSKEDAIKRIYYRLRSIAPHSIELAESVILGMLFDQKRFDLGAVGRYKLNQRLMAKTPLTQTGLLQKDVLAIVSHLLLFAGEGRLYQVRYQAGSSEERDKVLGELKGQDLLPDRYHWYERRSELEMTFYDEGRGKHAEKLVSVKGRRMVAEPVRYQADDVDHLSARRVKRVGELLENQFRAALMQLAQNIRERAAFIDDSLLTPQELVNTRVVANAIMQFFTQSQLCQFMEQTNPLTELTHKRRVSTLGPGGLTKETAGFEVRDVHFSHYGRICPIETPEGPNIGLISTVATYGRVDQYGFMTTPYWRVSDGKVMVGKGREIYLNPDEEDHYAIAQATSKLTSDHRFVDEDVICRRKGDVVSLPPDQVDFMDVSPKQIFAPSTVMVPFLEHDDADRALMGANMQRQGVPLLLPEKPLVATGVEGKFAAESGAILLAPEDGVVTRVDARTVVLRSDRGPTEYKLRKYKKSNQYTCLSQRPMVRAGDRVKKGALLADGPATQDGQLALGRNVLVAFVPWRGYNYEDAIIVSEDLIKEDGFTSIQLLEFEIQARETKLGSEEITRDIPGATEDELRNLDEFGVIRIGAEVGPGDILVGRITPKGETEFTPEERLLRAIFGEKAANVRDTSMRVEPGVFGVVIEQRILSRKLGDAMNRRLEKERVVEAGHRYDLKKEFLQDRRDERLRSVLRGQKAAANAKDGKGKILHKAGQPMNDEFLRSEEFSDLRNIEQLVSSPKLQLELRAAVKDYEDALAEADNERRQEIERVSRGDELPHGVLKWITIFIAQKRKLAVGDKMAGRHGNKGVVSKVLPVEDMPYISVEAESKDASETIRGMRGLPVDMILNPLGVPSRMNLGQVLETHLGWAAKVLGYQAFCPVFESASPEEIKTELRKAGLPEDGKIVMYDGRTGDRFGGKITVGMMYVVKLIHMVDDKIHARSTGRYSLITQQPLGGKAQFGGQRFGEMEVWALEAYGAAHALQEMLTIKSDDVDGRSALYESLIRGKNPPRPRTPASFAVLVKELQGLGLELIPERGKETA; encoded by the coding sequence ATGGAACAGCTAGACTTCTCTAGGAGCACAACTCACTTAGAGATCCCGAGCCTGCTTTCACTGCAGCTCGATTCGTTCCGAGAGTTCGCCCAGTTTGAGACCGACCCGGCCCGGCGCGAGCCGCACGGGCTCGAGGGCGTCCTCCGGGAGACGTTCCCGATTGAGGACGCGCACAAGAACTTCCGGCTGGATTACGTCGGCTACCGCTTCGGTGAGCCGAAGTACTCGCCGGACGAAGCCATGGCCAAGGGCGTTAACTACTCGATGCCGCTGAAGGTCGTGTTCCGGATGGTCAAGAAGGAGCCTACGACCTCCGAAGGGCAGCCCGCACCCAGCAGTGAGAAGGTCAAGGACATACTCGAGCAGGAGGTCTTTGTCTGCGAGTTGCCGTGGATGACCACTGCCGGTACGTTCATCATCAACGGAGTGGAGCGGGTGATTGTCAGCCAGCTCCACCGGTCTCCGGGCGTCTACTTCTCCCGGGACGGCGACGAGTTCTCGGCGTTGCTGGTACCGCTGCGCGGCGCCTGGTTCGAACTGGTCGTGGACAAGCACAACTCGATGGTGGTCCTGCTTGACCGGAAGCGGCGGATTTCGGCCGCGACTTTCATGCGGGCAATCGGCTACTCGCACGAAGATATCGTCGACAAGCTCTTTCGGGTCGTCCAGAAGCCGTTTGCGCCGGGACAGGTCGTGGCGCGCGACATCAAGTCGGAGTCGGGAGAGTCCTGGGCACGTGCCGGTGAGTACGTGACCGAGGGGTTGCTGGATTTCCTCTCGTCCAAGGGCGTAGCCGAAGGTTGGGTCGTGGATGGGAACCCGGCTGGACTCGACATCATCGCCAACACGCTGCGTGCCGACCGTACCACGTCAAAGGAAGATGCCATCAAGCGGATCTACTACCGGTTGCGCTCGATTGCCCCGCATTCGATCGAGCTGGCCGAGTCGGTGATACTGGGCATGCTCTTTGACCAGAAGCGGTTCGACCTCGGCGCGGTCGGTCGTTACAAGCTGAACCAGCGTTTGATGGCCAAGACCCCGCTCACCCAGACCGGGCTGCTGCAGAAGGACGTGCTGGCAATCGTCTCGCACCTGCTGTTGTTTGCCGGTGAAGGCCGGCTGTACCAGGTCCGCTATCAGGCGGGCTCCTCCGAGGAACGGGACAAGGTGCTCGGGGAACTGAAGGGACAGGACCTGCTGCCGGATCGATATCACTGGTACGAACGCCGTTCTGAGCTGGAGATGACCTTCTACGACGAGGGGCGCGGCAAGCATGCCGAGAAGCTAGTGTCTGTCAAGGGAAGGCGAATGGTCGCCGAGCCGGTCCGCTATCAGGCCGACGACGTCGACCACCTCTCGGCCCGCCGCGTGAAGCGTGTGGGCGAGCTGCTGGAAAACCAGTTCCGGGCTGCCCTGATGCAACTGGCTCAGAATATCCGGGAGCGGGCCGCCTTCATTGACGACAGCCTGCTGACACCGCAGGAGCTGGTGAACACCCGGGTGGTGGCTAACGCCATCATGCAGTTCTTCACCCAGAGTCAGCTCTGTCAGTTCATGGAGCAGACAAACCCGTTGACCGAGCTTACGCACAAACGGCGCGTCTCCACTCTGGGCCCGGGGGGGCTGACCAAGGAGACAGCCGGCTTCGAGGTGCGGGACGTTCATTTCTCTCACTACGGACGGATCTGCCCGATTGAGACGCCGGAAGGACCCAACATCGGCCTGATCTCAACGGTTGCCACATACGGCCGGGTCGACCAGTACGGCTTTATGACCACGCCTTACTGGCGCGTCAGCGACGGCAAGGTGATGGTCGGCAAGGGTCGGGAGATCTACCTCAACCCGGACGAAGAGGACCACTACGCGATTGCCCAGGCAACCAGCAAGTTGACGTCGGACCACCGTTTTGTCGACGAAGACGTCATCTGTCGGCGCAAGGGCGACGTCGTTTCCCTGCCGCCGGACCAGGTCGACTTCATGGACGTGTCGCCCAAGCAGATTTTCGCACCTTCGACCGTGATGGTGCCCTTTCTCGAGCACGACGACGCCGACCGGGCGCTGATGGGTGCCAACATGCAGCGCCAGGGCGTGCCGCTGCTCCTGCCTGAGAAGCCGCTGGTCGCGACCGGCGTTGAAGGCAAGTTTGCCGCCGAGTCGGGCGCGATTCTGCTGGCGCCTGAGGACGGAGTGGTAACGCGGGTGGATGCGCGCACCGTCGTGCTGCGTTCCGACCGCGGGCCGACCGAGTACAAGCTCAGGAAGTACAAGAAATCGAACCAGTACACCTGCCTCTCGCAGCGGCCGATGGTTCGGGCCGGGGACCGCGTCAAGAAAGGCGCCCTGCTCGCGGACGGGCCGGCCACCCAGGACGGCCAGCTCGCTCTGGGTCGCAACGTGCTGGTTGCCTTCGTGCCGTGGCGCGGATACAACTACGAAGACGCCATCATTGTTTCCGAGGACTTGATCAAAGAGGACGGTTTCACCTCCATTCAGCTGCTCGAGTTCGAGATCCAGGCGCGCGAGACGAAGTTGGGTTCGGAGGAGATCACTCGCGACATCCCGGGTGCGACCGAGGACGAGTTGCGCAACCTGGATGAGTTCGGGGTCATCCGGATCGGTGCCGAGGTTGGTCCCGGCGACATCCTGGTCGGCCGCATCACGCCCAAGGGCGAGACCGAGTTCACGCCCGAGGAGCGGCTGCTGCGGGCGATCTTCGGCGAGAAGGCGGCCAACGTCCGTGACACCTCGATGCGCGTGGAACCGGGCGTGTTTGGCGTGGTGATCGAGCAGCGAATCCTCTCCCGCAAGCTCGGGGATGCCATGAACCGACGGCTGGAAAAGGAGCGTGTGGTTGAAGCTGGCCACCGCTACGACCTGAAGAAGGAGTTCCTGCAGGATCGCCGCGATGAGCGGCTGCGTTCGGTGCTGCGCGGTCAGAAGGCTGCAGCCAATGCCAAGGACGGCAAGGGCAAGATCCTGCACAAGGCCGGGCAACCGATGAACGACGAGTTCCTGCGCTCCGAGGAGTTCTCCGACCTCCGCAACATCGAGCAACTCGTTTCGAGTCCGAAGTTGCAACTGGAGCTCCGGGCGGCAGTCAAGGACTATGAGGACGCGCTGGCCGAGGCGGACAACGAGCGTCGCCAGGAGATAGAGCGCGTGTCGCGTGGAGATGAGCTGCCGCACGGCGTGCTGAAGTGGATCACCATATTCATCGCTCAGAAGCGCAAGCTGGCGGTGGGCGACAAGATGGCCGGCCGCCACGGTAACAAGGGTGTGGTCTCGAAGGTTCTGCCGGTCGAGGACATGCCCTACATATCGGTCGAGGCAGAGAGCAAGGACGCGAGCGAGACTATCCGCGGCATGCGCGGCCTGCCGGTGGACATGATACTCAATCCGCTGGGCGTGCCGTCACGCATGAACCTCGGTCAGGTGCTCGAGACCCACTTGGGCTGGGCAGCCAAGGTGCTTGGCTACCAGGCCTTCTGCCCGGTGTTCGAAAGCGCGTCGCCCGAGGAGATCAAGACGGAGCTGCGCAAGGCCGGATTGCCCGAAGACGGCAAGATCGTGATGTACGACGGCCGGACCGGGGACCGCTTCGGCGGCAAGATCACCGTCGGTATGATGTACGTGGTCAAGCTCATCCACATGGTCGACGACAAGATCCATGCCCGTTCGACCGGCCGGTACTCGCTCATCACCCAGCAGCCGCTCGGCGGCAAGGCCCA